A section of the Humulus lupulus chromosome 2, drHumLupu1.1, whole genome shotgun sequence genome encodes:
- the LOC133815650 gene encoding uncharacterized protein LOC133815650: protein MDSPNSPNPYDNMSLKDIIIAECTDDHDDQYFKALIEGGSSTRQGRKRAYIDRGNIERHQRLFDDYFSDEPVYTEYQFRRRFRMCRHIFLHIVQALENHSKYFHMGFDAVGRRGFCHYVAMQMLAYGAPTDYVDEYVRIGETTAIECLVNFVRGVNYIFGTEYLRRPNAGDIRRLLQMGEVRSFPSMLGSIDCMHWELKIFPVAGKANSREVITADQQSCSKQLRDKIFGYDMHFLVFQDPIMISTC from the coding sequence ATGGATTCACCAAATTCTCCGAATCCATACGACAATATGAGTCTAAAGGATATCATAATTGCAGAGTGTACTGACGATCATGATGATCAATATTTCAAAGCGCTCATAGAAGGGGGTAGCTCAACAAGACAAGGAAGAAAGAGAGCCTACATTGATAGAGGTAATATAGAAAGACACCAACGTTTGTTCGATGACTACTTTTCTGATGAACCGGTGTATACAGAATATCAATTTCGAAGAAGATTTAGAATGTGTAGACACATATTCCTACACATAGTGCAAGCTCTAGAAAATCATTCGAAGTATTTCCATATGGGGTTCGATGCAGTCGGTAGAAGGGGCTTTTGCCATTACGTTGCTATGCAAATGTTGGCATATGGAGCGCCTACCGattatgttgatgagtatgttcgaATTGGTGAAACCACCGCTATTGAATGTCTAGTCAATTTCGTTCGGGGAgtgaattatatttttgggaccgAATATTTAAGACGGCCCAATGCTGGGGACATTCGTCGCTTACTTCAAATGGGAGAGGTGCGTAGTTTTCCAAGCATGTTGGGAAGCATTGATTGTATGCATTGGGAATTGAAAATTTTCCCAGTTGCAGGGAAGGCCAATTCACGCGAGGTGATCACGGCAGACCAACAATCATGCTCGAAGCAGTTGCGTGACAAAATCTTTGGATATGACATGCATTTTTTGGTGTTCCAGGATCCAATAATGATCTCAACGTGTTAA